From the Lathyrus oleraceus cultivar Zhongwan6 chromosome 4, CAAS_Psat_ZW6_1.0, whole genome shotgun sequence genome, one window contains:
- the LOC127137594 gene encoding uncharacterized protein LOC127137594, which translates to MEDSRITTLHQVVSGKLNLEVSSMIESMVSDTSVNGLVTISFMCLNCHATIYGKKDFGIDLICLPLSQLDVVLGMNGLKFNRVYINCFGKTVLFPELEDSMDSRFVSASQVEMSLREDDQVLVMFASLRVESDVVASDMHVVCEFPGVFPEDICDLPTEREVEFTIDLVLPTRPVSMTPYKMSTSELSELKIQLEGLLEKEFVRPSVLLWGTSVLLVKKKDGNMRLCVDYR; encoded by the coding sequence ATGGAAGATAGTAGGATCACTACTCTTCACCAAGTTGTGTCAGGCAAATTGAATCTTGAAGTGTCTTCTATGATTGAAAGTATGGTCAGTGATACCTCAGTTAATGGTTTGGTGACTATTTCATTTATGTGTTTGAATTGTCATGCGACCATTTATGGTAAAAAAGACTTTGGAATTGATTTGATATGTTTGCCTTTGAGTCAACTCGATGTTGTTTTGGGGATGAATGGGCTGAAGTTCAATCGtgtttatatcaactgttttggTAAGACTGTGTTGTTTCCTGAACTCGAAGATAGTATGGATTCGAGATTCGTGTCCGCCAGTCAGGTTGAGATGTCCTTGAGGGAGGATGATCAGGTGCTTGTGATGTTTGCTTCCTTAAGAGTGGAGAGCGATGTTGTGGCTAGTGATATGCATGTGGTGTGTGAGTTTCCTGGCGTGTTTCCTGAGGATATTTGTGACTTGCCGACTGAGCGAGAAGTTGAGTTCACCATAGATTTAGTACTTCCTACTAGACCTGTGTCGATGACACCGTATAAAATGTCTACATCAGAGTTGAGTGAGCTGAAGATTCAGTTAGAAGGGCTGCTGGAGAAGGAGTTTGTTAGACCTAGTGTGTTGCTGTGGGGAACGtcagtgttgttggttaagaagaaagatggtaacATGAGGTTGTGTGTTGATTATCGATAA